Sequence from the Microbacterium sp. AZCO genome:
GAGGTCGCCCGCGCCTTCACCGTCTACTTCCACCTCATGAACCTCATCGAGGAGCACCAGCGGGTGCGCATCCTCCGCGAGCGCGACGGGCGTCCCGAGCGGGAGGATGCCACCGACTCGGTCGCCGCCGCGTTCGTGCGCCTCGCCGCCGAGGTCGGCGACGACACGGCGCTCAAGCGCCTGCAGTCGATGCGGTTCCACCCCGTGTTCACGGCGCACCCCACCGAGGCGCGGCGCCGCGCGATCTCGCGCAGCATCCGCCGCCTGTCCGACCTCCTGGACGAGCACGACAGCCTGCTGCGCAACGGCGCTGACGAGCGCCGCGCCGAGCGCCGCATGATCGAGGAGATCGACACGCTCTGGCGCACGGCGCCCCTGCGCGCCGAGAAGCCGTCGCCCACCGACGAGGTGCGCGCGGTGATGGAGATCTTCGACGAGACGATGTACACGTCGATCCCGCACGTGTACCGCCGCGTGGACGATGCCCTGCAGGGTCCCGCCGCGGGCTCGCGCGCGCCCATCGTGCGCCCCTTCGTTCGAATCGGCTCGTGGGTCGGCGGCGACCGCGACGGCAACCCCTTCGTCACGTCGTCGGTCACCCGGAAGGCCGCGAAGATCGCGAGCCAGCACATCCTGCTGGGCCTCGAGCGCACGACGACCCGCATCGGCCGCACACTCACCCTCGACGCCGCGACGACTCCCCCGAGCCCCGCGCTCACGTCGCTGCTGAAGCGCCTCGTGATCGACGACGAGGACGCCGCCGTCGAGATCGCCAAGCGCTCCCCCAACGAGCCGCACCGCCGCGCCCTCCTGCTCATCGCGCGCAAGATCGCCGCGACCGAGCGGCGGGACGCGTCGATCGCATACTCCGACCCCGAGCAGCTCCTCGCCGACCTCCGCGTCGTGCAGGACTCGCTCGTCGCGGCCCCCGCGCCGCGCCAGGCGTACGGGCACCTGCAGCAGCTGATCTGGCAGGTCGAGACCTTCGGCTTCCACCTGACCGAGCTCGAGGTGCGTCAGCACTCGGCCGTGCACGCGAAGGCCCTCGCCGAGCTCGACGCCGGCGGAGCGCGCAGCGAGCAGACCGAGGAGGTGCTCGAGGTCTTCCGCAGCATCGCGGCGATCCAGCGCCGACTCGGCCCTCGCGCCGCCGGCCGCTACATCGTCTCGTTCACGCAGTCTGCCGACGACCTCGCAGCCGTCCACCGCCTCTCGGCGTACGCGACGGGCGACGACGGCGACGCCCCTGTGCTCGACGTCATCCCGCTCTTCGAGACGTTCGCCGACCTGCAGGCGGCGCCCGGCATCCTCGCCGAGATCGTCGAGCACCCCGCCTTCGCCGCACGCCTCGCCGCGACGGGCCGCAGGCTCGAGGTCATGCTCGGCTACTCGGACTCGTCCAAGGACGTCGGACCGGTCGCCGCGACCCTCGCGCTCTACGAGGCGCAGGCGCGGATCGCGGCGTGGGCCGACGAGAACGGCATCGAGCTGACCCTCTTCCACGGCCGCGGCGGCGCCCTCGGACGCGGCGGCGGGCCCGCCAACACGGCGATCCTCGGCCAGCCCCCGCACTCCGTCGACGGCCGGTTCAAGCTCACCGAGCAGGGCGAGGTCATCTTCGCCCGGTACGGCGACGCGGACATCGCGATGCGTCACATCGACCAGGTCGCGGCGGCCGTGCTGCTCGCGTCGGCGCCGTCGATCGAGGAGCGCAACCGCGCCGCGGCCGAGCGGTACGCCGAGGTCGCCGCGACGATGGACGTCGCATCCCGCGACCGGTTCTTCGCGCTCGTGAAGGCGCCCGGATTCGCGCCGTGGTTCGCCCAGGTCACGCCCATGGAGGAGATCGGCCTGCTCGCGCTGGGTTCGCGGCCGGCGCGTCGCGGGCTCTCGGTCGAGTCGCTCGAGGACCTCCGGGCGATCCCGTGGGTGTTCGCGTGGACGCAGGCGCGCATCAACCTCGCCGGCTGGTTCGGCCTGGGGACGGCGCTCGAGGCCGTCGGCGACGAGGACCTGCTCCGCCGGGCGTACGACGAGTGGCCGCTGTTCCGCACCCTGATCGACAACGTCGCCATGAGCCTCGCCAAGGCAGACAGCCGCATCGCGCGCAGCTACCTCGAGCTCGGCGACCGCGACGACCTCGCCGGCGTCGTCATGGACGAGCTCGCCCTCACGCGGTCGTGGGTCATCCGGGTCGCGGGCGGCGATGAGCTGCTCGAGAACCGGCCGATCCTGCAGCGGGCGGTCAAGCTCCGCAGCCCCTACGTCGACGCGCT
This genomic interval carries:
- a CDS encoding phosphoenolpyruvate carboxylase; the protein is MPELTRTEAIDLVGRYEAGQEIPERMRADVRKLGALLGRVLRESGSPGLYEDVERLRVATIQAYTDETPEAFAHAAAIADSFTVERADEVARAFTVYFHLMNLIEEHQRVRILRERDGRPEREDATDSVAAAFVRLAAEVGDDTALKRLQSMRFHPVFTAHPTEARRRAISRSIRRLSDLLDEHDSLLRNGADERRAERRMIEEIDTLWRTAPLRAEKPSPTDEVRAVMEIFDETMYTSIPHVYRRVDDALQGPAAGSRAPIVRPFVRIGSWVGGDRDGNPFVTSSVTRKAAKIASQHILLGLERTTTRIGRTLTLDAATTPPSPALTSLLKRLVIDDEDAAVEIAKRSPNEPHRRALLLIARKIAATERRDASIAYSDPEQLLADLRVVQDSLVAAPAPRQAYGHLQQLIWQVETFGFHLTELEVRQHSAVHAKALAELDAGGARSEQTEEVLEVFRSIAAIQRRLGPRAAGRYIVSFTQSADDLAAVHRLSAYATGDDGDAPVLDVIPLFETFADLQAAPGILAEIVEHPAFAARLAATGRRLEVMLGYSDSSKDVGPVAATLALYEAQARIAAWADENGIELTLFHGRGGALGRGGGPANTAILGQPPHSVDGRFKLTEQGEVIFARYGDADIAMRHIDQVAAAVLLASAPSIEERNRAAAERYAEVAATMDVASRDRFFALVKAPGFAPWFAQVTPMEEIGLLALGSRPARRGLSVESLEDLRAIPWVFAWTQARINLAGWFGLGTALEAVGDEDLLRRAYDEWPLFRTLIDNVAMSLAKADSRIARSYLELGDRDDLAGVVMDELALTRSWVIRVAGGDELLENRPILQRAVKLRSPYVDALSLLQLRALRALRDAAAAGLPADPDQQRLLLLSVSGVAAGLQNTG